The Gopherus evgoodei ecotype Sinaloan lineage chromosome 8, rGopEvg1_v1.p, whole genome shotgun sequence genome includes a region encoding these proteins:
- the CCDC69 gene encoding coiled-coil domain-containing protein 69, whose protein sequence is MGCTCSTTGRCQARSKKRLRAQQPKGQVSQELTALKTENHVIAAPLHEDVETKKALLLEEQKREIARLLQGHQEETERLKEAHQAETQRLTQDIKIEVEKERDLELSKQLSEQFDTLNREHEENLREVQRAHDQEMVLLRESYQRSQSSLQETIDRLNSQLKSFQEKMKQVEESIVSRDYKKLIQDYGSPSQFWEQELESLHFVIEMKNERIHDLDKKLLNLETVMERNLLLEEKVKTLQQENEDLHVQTQNHLTMTRQLSDKLLVVREALDKESQLREQVHREKEELLYRVLNGDSSPTFPIPSSEVPLIAT, encoded by the exons ATGGGCTGCACATGCAGCACGACCGGCCGCTGCCAAGCCAGGAGCAAG AAACGACTAAGAGCTCAGCAGCCAAAGGGGCAGGTTTCCCAGGAGCTGACAGCCTTGAAGACAGAGAATCATG TCATCGCAGCTCCCTTGCATGAGGATGTGGAGACGAAGaaggccctgctgctggaggagcagaAGAGGGAGATTGCGAGGCTCCTACAAGGACATCAGGAGGAAACggagaggctgaaggaagccCACCAGGCAGAGACCCAGAGACTGACCCAAGACATTAAAATCGAG GTGGAAAAGGAAAGAGATTTAGAGCTTAGCAAGCAGCTCTCAGAGCAGTTCGACACACTGAACAGAGAGCATGAAGAGAACCTCCGAG AAGTCCAGAGGGCCCATGACCAGGAGATGGTGCTCTTAAGGGAATCCTACCAAAGGTCCCAGTCTTCCTTACAG GAGACAATTGACAGGTTAAATTCCCAGCTGAAGTCCTTCCAGGAGAAAATGAAACAGGTGGAGGAATCGATCGTGAGCAGAGACTATAAGAAACTTATTCAG gATTATGGGAGCCCCAGCCAGTTCTGGGAGCAAGAACTGGAGAGTCTGCATTTTGTCATAGAGATGAAGAACGAACGCATCCATGACCTGGACAAGAAGCTGCTGAACTTGGAAACAGTG ATGGAGAGGAACCTGCTTTTGGAGGAGAAAGTGAAAACTCTTCAGCAGGAGAATGAGGATCTGCATGTTCAAACACAGAACCACTTGACAATGACAAG GCAACTGTCTGACAAGCTCCTGGTGGTTCGGGAGGCCCTGGACAAGGAGTCCCAGCTGCGGGAGCAGGTGCACCGGGAGAAGGAAGAGCTGCTGTACAGGGTCCTGAACGGTgactcctcccccaccttccccatcccctccagcgAGGTGCCGCTCATCGCCACGTAG